In Treponema denticola, one genomic interval encodes:
- a CDS encoding tRNA 2-thiocytidine biosynthesis TtcA family protein: MANPKLFRTIDRAVFDYKMIEEGDRVLLAASGGKDSTALAEYFSMRLKRPSPRFQVHAMHIATDIAPPLSPDLIKMFENWNIPLTIKTVSVLGRLKPNEKMNCWWCSTQRRTELNKFAMEEGFNKIALGHHLDDILETLLMNSLEKGILSTMPPVLKFEKYPVTMIRPLCLADLPMIIRHSEQAGYICSTCTCNFQENSARKTARSRLDRLTGGSYKLKINLFNSLKNILPEYLP; this comes from the coding sequence ATGGCAAACCCCAAACTTTTTAGAACAATCGACAGGGCTGTTTTTGATTATAAAATGATAGAAGAAGGAGACCGAGTTTTACTTGCTGCTTCAGGCGGAAAGGATTCTACGGCCTTAGCCGAGTATTTTTCAATGCGCTTAAAACGCCCCTCGCCTAGATTTCAAGTTCATGCTATGCACATTGCAACCGACATAGCACCTCCCCTTTCTCCTGATTTAATAAAAATGTTTGAAAACTGGAATATTCCGCTCACAATAAAAACCGTTTCCGTTTTAGGAAGATTAAAACCTAATGAAAAGATGAATTGCTGGTGGTGTTCAACCCAAAGGCGTACCGAGCTAAATAAGTTTGCCATGGAGGAAGGTTTTAATAAGATAGCCTTGGGACATCACTTGGATGATATTTTGGAAACTCTTTTGATGAATTCCTTAGAAAAGGGAATATTGTCTACAATGCCCCCTGTCTTAAAATTCGAAAAATATCCCGTTACGATGATAAGGCCTCTCTGCCTTGCAGACCTCCCCATGATTATCCGCCATTCAGAGCAGGCCGGTTATATATGTTCTACCTGCACCTGCAACTTTCAAGAAAACTCTGCCCGCAAAACAGCCCGCTCAAGACTCGACCGCCTGACAGGCGGCTCCTACAAGCTCAAGATAAATCTTTTTAATTCTCTAAAGAATATCTTGCCTGAATATCTGCCGTGA